The Niastella koreensis GR20-10 genome includes a window with the following:
- a CDS encoding RNA polymerase sigma factor, whose protein sequence is MSKKSIQTSALPEEDIIELIRQNDNFAFDLLYEKYWNRLLHFAFRYVKDSYACQEIVQELFVQLHTSGPRLKINSSLSAYLFVAIRNRVYNYLRNTALYKKHITLAGKKLMPSHNNVEQAINFMDVQNKINDTVCHMPEKYRTVYLLHDQNHFTVKKISEVLNRPVNTVEKQLRKAMYILRDRLVMHEMTI, encoded by the coding sequence ATGTCGAAAAAAAGCATCCAGACCAGTGCGCTGCCCGAGGAAGATATTATTGAATTGATCAGACAGAACGACAACTTTGCCTTCGATCTGTTGTATGAAAAGTACTGGAACCGCCTGTTGCATTTTGCCTTCCGGTACGTAAAAGATAGCTATGCATGCCAGGAAATTGTACAGGAGTTATTTGTACAACTGCATACTTCAGGTCCCCGGCTCAAAATAAATTCCTCTTTGTCGGCTTATCTTTTTGTAGCTATCAGGAACCGGGTATATAATTATCTGCGAAACACGGCATTGTATAAAAAGCATATTACTTTGGCGGGTAAAAAATTGATGCCCTCGCATAACAATGTGGAGCAGGCGATTAATTTTATGGATGTACAAAATAAAATAAATGATACCGTGTGCCACATGCCCGAGAAATACAGGACGGTATATTTATTACATGACCAGAACCATTTTACCGTAAAAAAGATCTCGGAAGTGTTGAACAGGCCGGTGAATACCGTAGAGAAACAATTACGTAAAGCTATGTATATCCTGCGCGACCGGCTGGTAATGCATGAAATGACTATATGA
- a CDS encoding DUF481 domain-containing protein codes for MGNLAFAQVRDTIVLYKGQTLIGEIKGGQYGEIYIDDIDLKMIHVKQYKIKSLTANRTFKIETSDKRILIGMMKPSTKDGCVNILLDTGTIFDAEIMSLNTIFSVNQHFFSQLNGSVSTGFTYTKSSEIGQFNLSANVFYMTSFWDYQLTASTNGTLDSIGYSRDREELSFFTAYTFSPTWFAAINLAYQRNLELDIARRYQQMIGGGNKLMVRQYSQLYAITGLVFNQEKSTSGDQSGLLLELPVLLKFNFFKYSQPNIQISTQQTVFFGLTQKGRIRFSGNTSFSWQIIRDFYLTINPYTNFDNQSSETSDFDYGVSVSVSYKF; via the coding sequence TTGGGCAATCTTGCTTTTGCCCAGGTTAGAGACACCATAGTATTGTATAAAGGGCAAACGCTTATCGGGGAGATAAAAGGCGGCCAGTATGGAGAGATCTACATCGATGATATAGATCTTAAAATGATCCATGTTAAGCAGTACAAAATAAAATCACTTACCGCAAACAGGACTTTCAAAATAGAAACCAGTGATAAAAGGATCCTGATCGGCATGATGAAACCATCCACAAAAGACGGATGTGTCAATATCCTGCTCGATACCGGTACTATTTTTGATGCGGAGATCATGAGCCTTAACACGATATTTTCTGTGAACCAGCATTTCTTTTCACAACTGAACGGCTCTGTCTCCACCGGTTTTACATATACCAAATCGAGCGAAATAGGCCAGTTTAACCTGAGTGCTAACGTATTTTACATGACCAGTTTTTGGGATTATCAGCTCACTGCATCCACAAACGGCACATTGGATTCTATAGGCTACTCAAGGGACCGGGAAGAACTGTCTTTCTTTACCGCCTATACCTTCAGCCCCACCTGGTTTGCAGCCATCAACCTGGCTTACCAGCGAAACCTGGAGTTAGACATTGCCCGTAGATATCAGCAAATGATCGGCGGCGGCAATAAACTGATGGTGCGTCAATATTCCCAGCTCTATGCAATAACTGGCCTCGTTTTCAACCAGGAAAAAAGCACTTCCGGCGACCAGAGTGGATTGTTGCTTGAATTGCCCGTACTATTGAAATTCAATTTTTTTAAATATTCGCAGCCCAACATCCAGATCAGCACCCAGCAAACTGTTTTTTTCGGACTTACGCAAAAGGGCCGCATCCGTTTTTCTGGTAACACCAGTTTTTCGTGGCAGATCATCAGGGACTTCTACCTTACCATAAACCCCTATACAAACTTCGATAACCAGTCTTCCGAAACCAGTGATTTCGACTATGGGGTTTCTGTAAGTGTGTCGTACAAGTTTTAA
- a CDS encoding Crp/Fnr family transcriptional regulator — MPFDNMLKNIRRFTSLSPQEEKAFSALLSIRKVKRKEFLLREGAVCNFEWYVNQGCFRSFYVDKKGLEHNIYFAIEDWWVSDLYSRTVQEPSNVSIIALEDSEVIQIKQADLEAFMLEVPAMERFFRLSYQQSLVSQHLKNLRLLSMNGEERYIHFREKYPALAKRIPQKHIATFLGLTPEFFNTIHARVLRLK, encoded by the coding sequence ATGCCTTTTGATAACATGTTGAAAAACATCAGGCGCTTTACTTCATTAAGTCCCCAGGAGGAAAAGGCCTTTAGTGCGTTATTGAGCATCCGAAAAGTAAAACGTAAAGAATTCCTTTTGCGGGAAGGCGCCGTCTGCAATTTTGAGTGGTATGTAAACCAGGGTTGTTTCAGAAGTTTTTACGTTGACAAAAAAGGCCTCGAGCACAACATCTATTTTGCTATTGAGGACTGGTGGGTTTCTGACCTGTATAGCCGCACTGTGCAGGAACCGTCCAATGTCAGCATAATAGCCCTGGAAGATTCAGAAGTAATACAAATAAAACAGGCAGACCTGGAAGCGTTTATGCTGGAAGTGCCGGCAATGGAGCGTTTCTTCCGCCTCTCCTATCAACAATCACTGGTGAGCCAGCATTTAAAAAATCTCCGGTTATTGTCAATGAACGGCGAGGAACGTTATATTCATTTCAGAGAAAAATATCCAGCTCTGGCCAAACGCATTCCACAGAAACATATAGCTACATTTTTAGGACTTACACCTGAATTCTTTAATACTATTCATGCAAGAGTGTTACGCCTTAAATAA
- a CDS encoding DUF2268 domain-containing putative Zn-dependent protease (predicted Zn-dependent protease with a strongly conserved HExxH motif), with the protein MHYRIPVFLSLILCCQTCSLGSFAQTKGNIFTSDIDHFWQAFDSVQTTRDTIRQVEIMQSLYIDKGTAGLREFMQLRNFDAKRLVTVIDSYPLFWKSIRSSTLTIPPQIPTIETYLDKLKNVYPDTKPANVYFTISAVRAAGVTQDSVILIAAEIAMGDQHTVASEFPDKRLANFFKPKATVDIIPIIIHEYVHAQQKGEGKNLLGQCIYEGACDFITELVLNKPLNQSYLVYGRENEQELKAQFKKEMFSEDLSNWLYNGTTTKTMGDLGYFMGYTICKSYYRNAKNKQQAIQQIIRLNYADAAEVKKFLDDSKFYN; encoded by the coding sequence ATGCACTATCGAATACCTGTATTCTTAAGCCTGATCCTTTGCTGCCAGACTTGTTCCCTTGGCAGCTTCGCTCAAACGAAAGGAAATATTTTCACATCCGACATCGATCATTTCTGGCAAGCGTTCGACAGCGTTCAAACCACCAGGGACACGATAAGGCAGGTTGAAATTATGCAGTCATTATACATTGATAAAGGCACAGCCGGGCTCCGGGAATTTATGCAGCTACGAAATTTTGATGCCAAAAGACTGGTTACTGTTATCGATAGCTATCCGCTTTTCTGGAAATCGATCCGGAGCAGCACACTTACCATACCTCCACAGATCCCAACCATTGAAACCTACCTGGATAAACTTAAAAACGTTTATCCTGATACGAAGCCCGCAAATGTGTATTTCACCATCAGTGCCGTTCGCGCCGCGGGAGTTACCCAGGATTCGGTAATATTGATCGCGGCTGAAATTGCCATGGGCGATCAACATACAGTTGCTTCAGAATTCCCCGATAAACGGCTGGCCAACTTCTTTAAACCGAAAGCAACTGTTGATATCATTCCTATTATTATCCATGAATATGTACATGCACAGCAAAAAGGGGAAGGTAAAAACCTGCTTGGACAATGCATTTATGAAGGCGCCTGTGATTTTATTACTGAACTGGTCCTGAACAAGCCACTGAATCAAAGCTATCTCGTTTATGGAAGGGAAAACGAACAGGAATTGAAAGCCCAATTCAAAAAAGAAATGTTCAGTGAAGATCTCTCCAACTGGCTGTATAATGGCACTACTACAAAAACCATGGGCGATCTGGGATACTTTATGGGGTATACCATCTGTAAATCGTATTACCGAAATGCAAAAAATAAACAGCAGGCCATACAACAGATCATCCGGTTAAATTATGCGGATGCTGCAGAAGTAAAAAAATTCCTGGATGACTCGAAGTTTTATAACTAA
- a CDS encoding type 1 glutamine amidotransferase domain-containing protein produces the protein MATQKLSGKRVAIITENGFEEVELTSPLQALKDAGVNVQIVSPQPDKVKAWDHDHWSQELPVDVQIDSANPEDYDALVVPGGVMNPDHERMNEKCIAFVKHFLDAGKPVAAICHGPQLLIETGLLKGRTMTSYPSIKTDLKNAGVNWVDKEVVVDNGLVTSRSPKDLEAFNKKMLEEIAEGVHEHA, from the coding sequence ATGGCTACACAAAAATTATCAGGAAAGCGAGTGGCAATTATTACAGAAAATGGATTTGAAGAGGTGGAATTAACCAGTCCTTTACAGGCATTGAAAGATGCAGGTGTGAATGTACAGATCGTTTCTCCCCAACCAGATAAAGTGAAAGCATGGGACCACGATCATTGGTCACAGGAATTACCGGTTGATGTGCAAATAGATTCAGCTAATCCTGAAGACTACGATGCGCTGGTGGTTCCGGGTGGGGTGATGAACCCCGACCATGAAAGAATGAACGAGAAATGCATAGCATTTGTAAAACATTTTCTGGATGCCGGAAAACCGGTTGCCGCTATTTGTCATGGCCCACAATTATTAATTGAAACAGGTTTGTTGAAAGGACGCACGATGACTTCCTATCCTTCTATTAAAACAGACCTGAAGAATGCTGGTGTGAATTGGGTTGATAAAGAAGTAGTGGTAGATAATGGCCTTGTCACCAGTCGGAGCCCTAAAGATCTCGAAGCGTTCAACAAAAAAATGCTGGAAGAAATTGCAGAAGGCGTACATGAACACGCGTAA
- a CDS encoding alpha/beta hydrolase fold domain-containing protein, producing MVNLIEERAGFELLGRQYPVARHVVIENTSIANVRCAWVIPATAVADEVVMYIHGGGFIYGSVNSHAALVSHIAQAINRKALVIDYPLAPEHPFPAGLNDCVNVIETFCKQHPTITFGIMGDSAGGKLHQQYGKAGVQSECIEFEGEQHVWPFNDIAAAASKKALGLMADFVGAFCS from the coding sequence ATGGTGAATCTGATCGAAGAACGCGCCGGTTTTGAGCTGCTTGGCCGGCAATACCCTGTTGCCAGACATGTTGTTATTGAAAACACCTCCATTGCCAATGTGCGTTGTGCCTGGGTTATACCGGCAACAGCCGTTGCCGATGAGGTGGTGATGTATATTCACGGCGGTGGTTTTATTTATGGATCTGTTAACTCGCATGCTGCGCTGGTAAGCCATATTGCACAGGCGATAAACCGTAAGGCGCTGGTGATCGATTATCCCCTGGCGCCGGAGCATCCTTTTCCGGCTGGACTGAATGATTGCGTAAACGTTATTGAAACGTTTTGTAAGCAACATCCAACTATTACTTTCGGAATTATGGGTGATAGCGCGGGCGGCAAATTACATCAGCAATATGGTAAAGCCGGTGTTCAATCGGAGTGTATTGAATTTGAAGGCGAACAACATGTATGGCCCTTTAATGATATTGCTGCTGCCGCCTCGAAAAAAGCACTTGGGCTGATGGCGGATTTTGTGGGCGCCTTTTGCAGTTGA
- a CDS encoding M48 family metalloprotease yields MGFFNRLFRKADSSDQITCPRCLGKGHVDRDDIIRLNMQGKWGTGSCAYCKGTGEVHKEILSKVAPDARHLTTDLTEKEREAVVNATKLEGCPVSEYNRLWLENAFSVLLDFFGEENILQKKVLIPHYADFPVPYDKTEQSAYETMKVVASQMEVPFESIELRFYDDRITELSSGSPFGTNLYLESVKGDHNAQGFYMGMQENGKYEIWVSRNNLVFPERLVAILAHEIAHIKLLGEERRISNNEYLTDLTTVVFGLGIFNANEAFQSYKDKRTWGYTSLGYLSQMQWGYSLALFAYVRGEHAPAWSEHLSPNVKSDFQQAQRFIEANRELIFQQ; encoded by the coding sequence ATGGGTTTCTTCAACCGGTTATTCAGGAAAGCAGATTCATCAGATCAAATCACCTGTCCAAGGTGTTTAGGCAAAGGCCATGTAGACCGGGACGATATTATCCGGCTTAACATGCAAGGGAAATGGGGCACCGGCTCCTGTGCTTATTGCAAGGGTACAGGGGAGGTGCATAAAGAGATCTTATCAAAGGTGGCGCCTGATGCCAGGCACCTGACTACCGATTTAACAGAAAAAGAACGGGAGGCTGTTGTAAACGCCACTAAACTGGAAGGCTGCCCGGTTTCAGAATATAACCGGCTTTGGCTGGAGAATGCTTTTAGTGTGCTGCTCGATTTTTTCGGTGAGGAAAACATCCTGCAAAAAAAGGTACTTATTCCGCATTATGCTGATTTTCCTGTTCCTTATGATAAAACAGAACAATCGGCCTATGAAACCATGAAGGTTGTTGCCTCCCAAATGGAAGTGCCTTTTGAAAGCATTGAATTGAGGTTTTATGATGACAGGATTACGGAATTGTCATCGGGCAGTCCTTTTGGAACAAATCTTTACCTGGAATCGGTTAAAGGCGATCATAATGCCCAGGGATTTTATATGGGCATGCAGGAAAATGGCAAATACGAAATCTGGGTGAGCCGTAATAACCTTGTTTTCCCGGAAAGGTTGGTGGCGATCCTGGCGCATGAGATAGCTCACATAAAACTACTGGGTGAAGAACGGAGAATTTCAAATAATGAATATCTGACTGATCTGACAACAGTGGTTTTCGGACTGGGCATCTTTAATGCCAATGAAGCCTTTCAAAGTTATAAAGATAAGCGAACGTGGGGCTATACTTCATTAGGCTATTTATCGCAAATGCAGTGGGGTTATTCGCTGGCATTATTTGCGTATGTGCGTGGTGAACATGCTCCCGCCTGGAGTGAACATTTATCGCCAAACGTAAAAAGTGATTTTCAGCAGGCGCAACGTTTTATTGAAGCCAATCGTGAGCTGATATTCCAGCAGTAA